Proteins from a genomic interval of Rhodothermus marinus:
- a CDS encoding SDR family NAD(P)-dependent oxidoreductase, translating to MKIDLTGKRALVTGAGRDIGRAIAEALARCGAAVAVNYRASKDQAEEVVQAIRAEGGTAIAVQADVTRADEVERMIQEVVQQLGGNLDILVNNAGGLVQRSAIADMPEELWDQVMNVNLKSVFLVTKAALKHFNDGGAIVNVSSLAARNGGGNGAVAYAAAKGGVLTFTRGLAKELAPRKIRVNCVSPGLINTTFHDRFTPPEVRQRVASSTPLGREGEASEVAAGVVFLASDLASYINGESLEINGGLYFV from the coding sequence ATGAAGATCGATCTCACAGGCAAACGTGCACTGGTGACGGGCGCCGGTCGTGACATCGGCCGCGCCATTGCCGAAGCACTGGCACGTTGCGGTGCCGCCGTAGCGGTGAACTACCGGGCCTCGAAAGACCAGGCGGAGGAGGTGGTGCAGGCCATTCGCGCCGAAGGCGGCACGGCCATCGCCGTGCAGGCCGATGTCACCCGGGCCGACGAGGTGGAGCGCATGATCCAGGAAGTGGTGCAACAGCTCGGCGGCAACCTGGATATTCTGGTCAACAACGCGGGCGGCCTTGTGCAGCGTTCGGCCATTGCGGATATGCCCGAGGAGTTGTGGGATCAGGTGATGAACGTCAACCTGAAGAGCGTTTTTCTGGTAACGAAGGCCGCGCTGAAGCATTTCAACGACGGAGGCGCCATCGTCAACGTCTCGTCGCTGGCGGCGCGCAACGGAGGCGGAAACGGCGCCGTGGCCTACGCCGCGGCAAAAGGCGGGGTGCTGACCTTCACGCGCGGGCTGGCGAAAGAACTTGCTCCGCGGAAAATCCGGGTCAACTGTGTTTCGCCCGGGCTGATCAACACCACCTTCCACGACCGCTTTACGCCGCCCGAGGTGCGTCAGCGTGTGGCCAGTTCGACGCCGCTCGGCCGTGAGGGCGAGGCCTCTGAGGTGGCCGCCGGTGTCGTCTTCCTGGCGTCTGATCTGGCCTCTTACATCAACGGCGAATCCCTGGAAATCAACGGTGGCCTCTATTTTGTCTGA
- a CDS encoding alginate lyase family protein — translation MMKRQYILFTLGLMLVLGGVPALAQVQHPRVFITAEEAAAIREQADRYPLLRNTLAQVQAEMEEALAKPIEIPPPGEAGGYEHERHKQNYREMFKAGLLYQITGDERYARFVRDMLMGYAAMYPELGPHPRSERQIPGKLFHQLLNECVWLVHTIVAYDAIYNWLSEADRAHIEASVFRPMASWIMNEGAYEFNRIHNHGTWAVAAVGMTGYVIGEPDWVEKALYGSNKDGKGGFYAQLDQLFSPDGYYMEGPYYARYALWPFFFFAEAIERYEPERGIYAYRDSILKKALYATVQTAFPDGVFPPINDASLTMDIRAPGVVLATDVVFARYGGDPALLGVAHEQGQVVLNGAGLAVAKAYAEAPEVPRMTWPSVEFTDGADGQRGGIGFLRTGVGRDQTVVLMKYGVHGLGHGHFDKLHFMLYDNGRQVIRDYGFARFINVEPKYGGRYLPENDSYAMQTIAHNTVVVDETSQNRADFDEAEAMSGLRHFFDGRGGPVQAMSARANGYWPGVNMQRTLLLVEDARLDYPVVVDLFRVTADTVHQYDYPLHFLGQPIWDNLGIRGYPDQLRPLGTDFGYQHIWEEARARTDSVVQFTWLDGSRYYTWTVAAAPATDVILGRTGANDPRFNLRREPMILVRRQAKDHLFASVIEPHGYFNEAREISLKARPQVQAVRVVGHNAEGSVVEVIGKGGWKWTIMVTNGPADPEARHTVTFDGRTFSWTGNYAVEGVLAPDASRRE, via the coding sequence ATGATGAAACGACAGTACATTCTGTTCACGCTCGGGCTGATGCTGGTGCTGGGTGGTGTGCCGGCGCTGGCCCAGGTGCAGCATCCCCGTGTGTTCATCACGGCCGAGGAAGCGGCGGCCATCCGTGAGCAGGCCGATCGCTACCCGTTGCTCAGGAATACGCTGGCGCAGGTGCAGGCCGAAATGGAAGAGGCGCTGGCGAAGCCCATCGAAATTCCGCCCCCGGGCGAGGCCGGCGGCTACGAACATGAACGGCACAAGCAGAACTATCGCGAAATGTTCAAAGCCGGCCTGCTCTACCAGATCACCGGCGACGAACGCTATGCCCGGTTCGTGCGGGATATGCTGATGGGCTATGCGGCCATGTACCCCGAGCTGGGGCCGCATCCGCGCAGCGAACGCCAGATCCCGGGCAAGCTCTTTCACCAGCTGCTCAACGAGTGCGTCTGGCTGGTGCATACCATCGTGGCCTACGACGCGATCTACAACTGGCTGAGCGAGGCCGATCGGGCACATATCGAAGCCAGCGTGTTTCGGCCGATGGCCTCCTGGATCATGAACGAGGGGGCCTACGAATTCAACCGCATTCACAATCACGGTACCTGGGCGGTGGCCGCCGTGGGCATGACCGGCTACGTGATCGGCGAGCCGGACTGGGTGGAAAAGGCGCTCTACGGCAGCAATAAGGACGGCAAGGGCGGATTCTACGCACAGCTCGACCAGCTCTTTTCGCCGGACGGCTACTACATGGAGGGGCCGTATTATGCCCGCTATGCGCTCTGGCCCTTCTTCTTCTTTGCCGAGGCGATCGAGCGGTACGAGCCCGAACGGGGCATCTACGCCTACCGCGATAGCATCCTGAAAAAAGCCCTCTATGCTACGGTCCAGACCGCTTTTCCGGACGGCGTCTTCCCGCCCATCAACGACGCCTCGCTCACGATGGACATCCGGGCGCCGGGTGTCGTACTGGCCACCGACGTGGTGTTTGCCCGCTACGGAGGTGATCCGGCGCTGCTGGGAGTGGCGCATGAGCAGGGGCAGGTGGTGCTCAACGGGGCCGGGCTGGCCGTGGCGAAAGCCTACGCCGAAGCGCCCGAAGTGCCCCGGATGACGTGGCCCAGCGTCGAGTTTACCGACGGCGCAGACGGCCAACGAGGCGGCATTGGCTTTCTGCGTACCGGCGTGGGCCGTGACCAGACCGTCGTGCTCATGAAGTACGGCGTACACGGGCTCGGCCACGGCCACTTCGACAAGCTGCACTTCATGCTCTACGACAACGGCCGTCAGGTCATTCGCGACTACGGCTTTGCCCGGTTCATCAACGTGGAGCCCAAGTACGGTGGTCGCTATCTCCCGGAAAACGATAGCTATGCCATGCAGACCATCGCCCACAATACGGTGGTGGTGGACGAGACCAGCCAGAATCGGGCTGATTTCGACGAAGCCGAGGCCATGTCGGGCCTGCGGCACTTTTTCGACGGCAGGGGCGGCCCCGTACAGGCCATGAGTGCGCGTGCCAACGGCTACTGGCCGGGCGTAAACATGCAGCGGACGCTACTGCTCGTCGAAGATGCGCGGCTGGACTATCCCGTGGTGGTGGACCTCTTCCGGGTGACGGCCGACACCGTGCACCAGTACGACTATCCCCTGCACTTTCTGGGGCAACCCATCTGGGACAACCTGGGCATTCGGGGCTACCCCGATCAGCTCAGGCCGCTGGGGACCGACTTCGGCTACCAGCACATCTGGGAGGAGGCGCGAGCGCGCACCGATAGCGTCGTGCAGTTTACCTGGCTCGATGGCTCGCGCTACTACACCTGGACGGTGGCGGCCGCTCCGGCTACAGACGTCATCCTGGGGCGCACCGGGGCCAACGATCCCCGCTTTAATCTGCGCCGGGAGCCGATGATTCTGGTGCGGCGCCAGGCAAAGGATCATCTGTTCGCCAGTGTCATCGAGCCGCATGGCTACTTCAACGAGGCGCGAGAAATCAGCCTCAAGGCCCGGCCGCAGGTGCAGGCGGTTCGCGTGGTGGGCCACAACGCGGAGGGCAGCGTGGTAGAGGTGATCGGGAAAGGCGGGTGGAAGTGGACCATCATGGTAACGAACGGTCCGGCCGATCCTGAAGCCCGCCACACGGTCACGTTCGACGGCCGCACGTTCTCGTGGACCGGTAACTACGCGGTGGAAGGGGTGCTGGCCCCGGACGCTTCGCGTCGTGAATGA
- a CDS encoding cupin domain-containing protein, which produces MEMTTKNQSKRFVFGQEVPWEDLGGGIRRQILGYDEHLMLVRVLFEKGAVGVVHHHPHRQTTYVESGVFRVRIGDEEAILKAGDGFFVPPDVPHGAEALEAGSLIDVFAPARRSFLGFDED; this is translated from the coding sequence ATGGAGATGACGACAAAAAATCAATCGAAACGGTTTGTTTTCGGTCAGGAAGTGCCCTGGGAGGATCTGGGCGGAGGCATCCGGCGCCAGATTCTCGGCTACGACGAGCACCTGATGCTGGTGCGGGTGCTCTTTGAGAAAGGAGCGGTAGGGGTGGTGCATCATCATCCCCACCGCCAGACCACCTACGTGGAATCCGGCGTGTTCCGGGTCCGTATCGGAGACGAGGAGGCCATCCTGAAAGCGGGCGATGGCTTCTTCGTGCCGCCCGACGTGCCACACGGTGCGGAGGCGCTGGAGGCAGGGAGCCTGATCGACGTATTCGCACCGGCACGTCGATCTTTCCTGGGCTTTGACGAAGATTGA
- a CDS encoding heparinase II/III domain-containing protein: MGTPHLQPGSAGRSRRFPPGILALAAWLLVGSVASAQNPYETYTGFTVPTEAVLPDSEVHPSLWFSAEELATIRARWQDPAYAELVDEIKRDIRDFKNRNPEATDPGERARMAKTLAFAWLMENDIVALVKALATLDVAYDNVPQRYGSDVFDGEYDEIYRATWLQNYCAAYDWLYDQLGPELEAELRAKLVAEAQLLYTYMNQYAPRPHNHRSKPAYALGTAALTLSSHPDAAKWLSFALDRQNSVTKYMFSNEGVYREGPHYYVFTLVNAIPFLWHYLHVSGVNLFPYYQPAFEWPIRIRNSRGWMPNIEDGYMKPAPTHTVAAAYRNTPTLLHSSAPLAEILQWNWQTTRFFTQNYTGATNDVTWEIDVLLSWDASIPATPPDVSPTQILQSGQVAFRNAWTDEGAASRYLLFHGVASADNHDHPDHLSYVVDAANTPLAVDAGYGPEGFSDDRRSWYTSPQAHNTVTVNGYPLVDYSTARNEGPRLRHALDTPFYDFAEMQARSQGVAGGAEVRRGIAFPEERFWVVYDLGSSDNEASYQVHLHGRGTFARNGSWLTWTAQPDTYGEGARLHAAFAGNRTLTISENSGWTSLYWGHEETQTYVSVRQTATDPVFLHVLYPTPLDGTPPALVDRSSSGIVSLELTEDAGITNVAVQRDQVLRTAGPLATDAIFAWTRRVQGSIVQFALTEGRELRWEGRLLLSASDTLTVAVDRSDPSRQLLYVEPFTGQAELTLRLLPDSATPLSVMLDGQPLAFETPEQGTVRFRLSGDQLGAGSVIVVTTNVASAAEPHEAATAGFMIEGPYPNPTSGPMHFRLVLARPAHVRAVLYDVLGRRLATLWDGAVGAGQTELTWDVGRLLRQKLTPGPYLIKVEADGVRRVVRGLVSR; this comes from the coding sequence ATGGGGACGCCTCACCTGCAGCCTGGCAGTGCGGGAAGATCCAGACGCTTCCCGCCGGGCATTCTGGCGCTGGCGGCGTGGCTGCTCGTCGGCTCCGTCGCCAGCGCCCAGAACCCTTATGAAACCTATACAGGCTTCACGGTCCCGACCGAAGCCGTCCTTCCGGACAGCGAAGTACACCCCTCGCTGTGGTTCTCGGCCGAGGAGCTGGCCACGATCCGGGCCCGGTGGCAGGATCCGGCCTATGCCGAGCTGGTGGACGAGATCAAGCGCGACATCCGGGACTTCAAAAACCGCAACCCCGAGGCCACCGATCCGGGCGAACGGGCCCGGATGGCCAAGACGCTGGCCTTCGCCTGGTTGATGGAAAACGACATCGTGGCGCTGGTAAAAGCGCTTGCGACACTCGACGTGGCCTACGACAACGTGCCCCAGCGCTACGGCTCGGACGTGTTCGACGGCGAATACGACGAGATCTACCGGGCCACGTGGTTGCAGAACTACTGTGCCGCCTACGACTGGCTGTACGACCAGCTCGGGCCTGAGCTGGAGGCCGAATTGCGGGCCAAGCTGGTGGCCGAGGCGCAGTTGCTCTACACCTACATGAACCAATACGCGCCAAGGCCGCACAACCACCGCTCCAAGCCGGCCTATGCGCTCGGAACGGCGGCGCTGACGCTTTCCAGTCATCCGGATGCGGCAAAGTGGCTGAGCTTTGCGCTCGACCGGCAGAACAGCGTCACGAAGTACATGTTCAGCAACGAAGGGGTCTATCGCGAGGGGCCCCACTACTACGTCTTCACGCTGGTCAATGCGATTCCCTTTCTCTGGCATTATCTGCACGTGTCGGGCGTGAATCTTTTTCCGTACTATCAGCCAGCCTTCGAATGGCCCATCCGTATCCGAAACAGCCGCGGGTGGATGCCCAACATCGAAGACGGCTACATGAAGCCCGCGCCCACGCACACCGTGGCCGCCGCCTATCGCAATACACCGACCCTGCTGCACAGCAGCGCGCCGCTGGCCGAGATTCTGCAGTGGAACTGGCAGACTACCCGGTTTTTCACCCAGAACTACACCGGCGCCACGAATGACGTCACCTGGGAGATCGACGTGTTGCTCTCCTGGGACGCGAGTATTCCGGCAACGCCTCCGGACGTCTCGCCCACGCAGATCCTGCAGAGTGGCCAGGTGGCGTTTCGCAATGCGTGGACCGACGAGGGGGCGGCTTCGCGCTATCTGCTTTTCCACGGCGTGGCCTCGGCCGACAACCACGACCACCCCGACCACCTCTCGTACGTGGTGGATGCGGCCAACACGCCGCTGGCCGTGGATGCCGGTTACGGGCCGGAGGGCTTCAGCGACGACCGGCGTAGCTGGTACACGTCGCCTCAGGCCCACAACACGGTCACGGTCAACGGTTACCCGCTGGTCGATTACAGCACGGCGCGGAACGAAGGTCCACGTCTGCGGCACGCGCTCGACACGCCGTTTTACGACTTCGCCGAAATGCAGGCCCGCAGCCAGGGCGTGGCCGGCGGCGCCGAAGTACGGCGCGGCATTGCGTTTCCTGAAGAACGTTTCTGGGTGGTGTACGACCTGGGCTCCTCGGACAACGAGGCCAGCTACCAGGTGCACCTGCACGGGCGGGGGACGTTTGCGCGCAACGGTTCATGGCTGACCTGGACCGCCCAGCCTGACACCTACGGCGAGGGCGCCCGCCTGCATGCGGCGTTCGCCGGCAACCGCACGCTGACGATTTCGGAGAACTCCGGCTGGACGAGTCTCTACTGGGGGCATGAGGAGACGCAGACCTACGTTTCCGTGCGGCAGACGGCCACCGATCCGGTCTTTCTGCACGTGCTCTATCCGACTCCGTTAGACGGAACGCCCCCGGCGCTGGTGGACCGGAGCAGCTCCGGCATCGTCAGTCTGGAGCTGACCGAAGACGCGGGCATCACCAACGTGGCCGTGCAGCGAGATCAGGTGCTGCGAACGGCCGGGCCGCTGGCGACCGACGCGATTTTTGCCTGGACCCGGCGCGTGCAGGGGAGCATCGTGCAGTTCGCTCTGACCGAAGGGCGAGAACTCCGGTGGGAAGGGCGCCTGCTGCTTTCGGCCAGCGACACGCTGACGGTGGCCGTCGATCGCTCCGATCCGTCGCGTCAGTTGCTGTATGTGGAGCCGTTCACCGGACAGGCCGAGTTGACGCTTCGGCTGCTGCCCGACTCGGCCACGCCGCTTTCCGTAATGCTCGACGGGCAGCCGCTGGCCTTCGAGACGCCGGAGCAGGGCACGGTGCGCTTCCGGCTCAGCGGCGATCAGCTCGGAGCCGGCAGCGTCATTGTGGTAACAACGAACGTGGCCTCGGCCGCCGAGCCCCATGAGGCGGCCACCGCAGGTTTCATGATAGAGGGACCCTATCCCAACCCCACGTCGGGGCCGATGCACTTTCGGCTTGTACTGGCCCGACCGGCGCATGTACGAGCGGTGCTGTACGACGTGCTGGGACGTCGCCTGGCGACGCTGTGGGATGGGGCGGTGGGAGCCGGACAGACCGAATTGACCTGGGACGTGGGACGCCTGTTGCGACAGAAACTGACGCCAGGGCCCTA